The Coffea arabica cultivar ET-39 chromosome 2c, Coffea Arabica ET-39 HiFi, whole genome shotgun sequence genome includes the window ccaaaccctttggttcgccttagggggaggtggggccgtcacaggtggtatcagagcttaggttttcgatctctgtagtgtattctaggcttgaagtttaggatgccggactgtgggattcgatttgacttgaaagttaagcgattaagggataaaacctatagctgcttcgcgtggtctctgcgcggagtgatcctggactaagtggtgaataagtatgatgGACTaagaattgcgaatgttataggccttaaatgtttctcatggtatctgaggaccatagataggtatgtcaggtaggaattacgattgtagatagtttactcttgagactgcagctcgagatgtgaattatcttatctcagattctcgtgcctgagtactctagagttgcggcgctgctaagtacttgagacttgcattttgggaacatgaacaggctttgtctgactagaaggagcacaagaggtcagggacatctagtttggatagtaagtgacgtgagagaccggacgggctgatactgggatgacttcactttttccttttgatttacctgtatattgttactacatgacgtcagtatacctgtgtgtacatgattatctgtccaacttgatatgtatttgtgtatttgcttatccgtcttcttgatatggcgtatTATGTacgtatatatttatttgtatatttggaaagctagaatttgttactatAGTCGACTTACTGTGTTTcattactaaattacctttttgggggaaaagaaaagaaaagagagaagggaaaacatatatatggatggGAAAcatagtcgtggacgtggtcgaggccggggaACTGAGCGGACCGCAGAAgcaagaggagaaagggaaacgtcagctAAGTAAGAGCAGGGATCAAGagctgcgactggagaccaaatggcaacggcagTGCAACagatgacggatatcttggcaagactggtagatcaacaaggtcaaatgccagtgaatcaaccccggaatcctgagatcggagaggataaggctcttgagaggttccaaaagtttctacctccgaaatttcaaggagggcctaatccagatatagctgagcagtggttggaggcaatgattaatatcttcgcggctttgaattacacggagcaaagaaaagtaaattttgctgtatttcaattcgaaggaccagcccgctcgtggtggaatgtaattaaagccaagtgggaaagagaacagacggtatggacatgggcgaactttgtaagggaatttaacgaaaagtatctcccacctttagtccaagaaaggagagaggacgaatttattgggttgcgtcagggaactctaagtgtggccgaatatgagaccaaatttactagactgtctaaattcgcttccgaattggtggttacggagcgacggagaataagacgatttatacaatgattaaatttggaaatccaggaggcattagcggcagttcaagttaatacgtttacagaggctcttgagaaggcccaaagaattgaggatgtgaaagcccaagtaaaagcctgtcAAACGCGAAAAAGAGATATATCCAACAGCACACCTGAGGAATCCAGAGAAAAGACAATGCTccccaaagtgcaaaaagtgaaccattcacctcgcccaccttggacattaagagtattagatgaaaggtctatgaaaggaagtcagattggatcaaaggacatttctcgagaagatccaacagtagctcctcgattggcctgtggatactgtggaaaggcaaatcacactgagaatgattgctggcggaaaaggggaaaatgtttgatttgtgggagtagcaatcatcaacttagcaattgcccaaagaaacagccacgagagggtagtacccaacaagtggaaggaaccaaactgaaacaacctcatgaaagaggaaatcgaacaaaagtatcgacacaagtttatgccgtagatcagcaccgagttttggggtcctccgaggcgacggaaggtatgaatttcgaggtcgaaattcttttaagagggagagagtgtgaggactcgcaaatttctttattatttattaaagccctaccacccaatcttttcacaagaagtgcaaataaacctagaaagtagagtttcacgcttcggtttcaagtttggagcaaaattagggttttcgcgatttttcgccggatgaaatttcggtatggagcaaggatcaaatttggtgattaaaagtgacttttaagtgagaaataatatgtgattaggagcaatgagataaggttggtgaataggaagtaaaaaccctagtacgtgtgtttttaagaaaaacggcgcgaaccggcgggtcccgcgcactaccggttgaacgcaccacttgaccaccactttcttaccatacaagcttattgatatttgagcaaaatatctcctaaattccagttaagcttgaccgaaattagaggctgaaaatacaagaaaagaaaaggaaattttacttggtaaaggttgtgacaagtgtcacaccattagaggccattgaccaagacattgtccaaccttcttatccccaaaattgcaccattcttcctcattatttctgctgaagagccgtgagagagagagagcaaaaacaagagaaaagattctccatttcttcctgaatcaagtcacaaagtgaggaaacaaaggaactaaaccgattaaaggcacccttgagtgtttattgagtgagctattggtgaaattttgaaggggaaggctagggttgctcttggtagacactaagcaaggtaaggatgatgatttccccaatttttactcttaatcttgtttaaattagcttagcatctcaagattgtgatgaattacggttgttatcatgttttgggtaatttttccttttgttacatgagttagggtttaataaatttctgcctaaacttgatgtatgatgaatATATATTGTATacaaggttatatagggggttttggtagcaagtggagtaagaaattaagaaagttatcattgaaaccaaaagatttcagatttctggaaaattgtcactAGGTTCTGCCTGTTTTTattgccctatgttagaggccgaattgggcttggaataaaacattaaagttgtagcgaatggtattttataggtgtctacaaaatttcagctcaatcggagcaacgtagccggcgaaaagaccaaaataccctcactattttaggaaatttccagtgttccgttttggtcagtttatccagtttatcacatttattcactaggatccgtactgatttagttttttttccaaaacatgaaatttttagtattatgtcttagcttttgaATGCCACAAAGAataccttaatcggaccttggtaacctgagatatgaccattccagtgaagagcggttaaatagccgacgagtgagattttggttctgtaaattgaggatttgactaggttgcattgaaaactggaccaagtgatcttcatgaatattgtagccctgtgtcttagcttcaaaacggcatAATTAGTGCCataatctgataagcgtagcctcggatgtgttatttccgcaaccacacgtcgaatctgtcttttgctaggttgtatttctgcacttgttattattgtgattcttattcttatgatattatgagcctatggaacaacttttgacttgaatttctgatatgtgtgactttgggatttggttgaagaaaaataataaagcctaaatggttggaaaattaggtaaacacaaagggcgtgctgcccaaattttcgctcgaaggctaggtttctatttgaacttgtatacttttgtttggccaataccatgaccggctttccattttaaaacatgatttttcatccttgggtccaaacaaccctcttcttacttgaaagtcatctttacacgttttactcctaattagtcgggtttctttgtttcccttaaatgttttactcgataaactgtaatatgttctcttgttcaaccttaggtttcattggtgactaagggtaatatctggaaggatattttgcatgttattttgcataactaggtgagtgttccttgtttgttatattctccttgacttcatgacttgttgttgttgtttgataatgtgttaagtgctttcaaggatttctaaaacgagttttctaggcgagcgtgtactttatcgcgctcgaccttaatgaaacgtgaaattttcaatgatttaatgatgaaaacattagttgcgcatgatgtaagccttttggctgaattgggccctgcccttcgttaccgatcgactcgagccagaagcggactcggtcgggcgatatggtgaccctgggtgaatttggtatactcgagtattaccttgtagtccggctacgttcggatgggtggagtccggtcaacgtccggatgggtggagtccagtcaatgtccggaaagggatgaatgaacgaacaatggcacgagggttttatttctcaaaaaggaaattttcaaataattggaggaataaggggaaatgtcaggggaacgaacgaaagaacgaatAACTCCATGTGAgcttgtatccttttaatgaatgtaactattgctttccattgtaaatatttcttgaattattgatactccatgtttaatgtattgaattgattgttgattatctgttcggaacctcactgaccttttaactcacccctttagttttgttttccttaacaggggacggcgagcaggatgagagcatagactagcctagtctaggtattttgtttcttttgtaatggttcccgccctagtgcttggcacgggctggttgtatggtgaagtgagaacctttgtacatttgatggctgtacttccttttgagatagcaatgtatataagttccgctttaagtttggattgctgccctatttattcttgtgatttattctgaaTTTGATTAGGGAACGACTgggtcccggcgagagccgggcaggtgactcgccaaaccctttggttcgctttagggggaggtggggccgtcacattatACATATGGGCTACGGGGCATTTTAAGAGACAAGCATCTATTGCCAATAGTTTGCCGGTAGTTGGATACAATTGGATAGTTACACATCCCAAAAGGGTCAACAAAGAAGATCTACCGAAGAACGCATCTGAATGTGTAGACTACTTGGAAATGCTGCCAGATCATGACATTAGGTGGGTATTAGATTGGACGGATTGTTTTAAACCGATACTTCGCACAAAGGCATCAGAATGTGTTCTCTTGCTGGGTACTCAAGGAATCATCTCATATACCCCGAAGAGGTTTCTCAGACAACTAGGTCGCATTCAGGGACCGCTGCCTATTTCCGAGTTTAGTGAAGTTACCATTTTCTTTGATCAGGAGGTATGCCCAAAAGAGATCCCTATGAAGAGCCAAATCACTAAATCTTGGAGAACAATATCCGACAATAGAAGCATTAGTTATCTTCCGGAGCTCAAACAGAAGGTGGTAATAACTGCACAATACGAGGATTGGTTAAAAGACTCCACCACGCAAGAGTTGCAACATGAGCCGTATGGGGAGATCGAGAAGTTGAGAGCCATTGTGAAAGCCATGGACAAAGAGGTGTTATAGTTGAAGAAATCCGTCGAGGCACACAAGGAAAAGACAGAAGAAAACAGGAGGTTATATGAAAAGGAGCGAGAAAAGTGCCAAGAGATGAAGCGGAAATGTGGGGAATTATATGATCAAACCGAACGTGTCAAGATGCCATATGCTAGAGAAAGTAGAGATTCTGTACTTGATAGGCTCAAAAGTTTGGGTAATCTTGTACAAAATCGCCTTCGTGATATGATGTAAACAAATGTATttggtttctgcaatgaaatgaATCTCTCCCTTTTCACAAAGCGTTTGTCAAATAACAGATTTGATTAACGGGTCTCATCCCGAAAGTGTTGCATTatactaggcctacccttggtgcaaaaagggctccccaataggacatgcatccgactTTTGtttggatatctactaactcttgtctttttctttttctttgttttatttttgttggaaaAGCTAAGCCAGGGCTAAGATCTAAAGGCAAGTCATTTCATattttcaggtaatatttaaacataactTCTCGTCGAAACCCCATTATAACGCGATCCCGCAGTAgagcccagaggagtcgtgtaaacatgagttcacaaccggaacaatcggataggtctgctactaccgcccAACCTGAGACTacgagtttgggggttcagcTAACCGAAATGCTCACTAAATTTGGTGAGATGGCTACCGAGATGGCAGCCCAAAGAAAGTTGATTGACGAGCTAATCaacagcggagttcaacccgaactTGTACCCGTCAGGCAGCCTGAgcaagagccatttgtcatacCTTCGACTCAAGCCACCGTTACTCCATCCTtccctattccacccgaagaaactttcacctatcccaccacaaattggccatacacttaccctcctaatccttcattttttcctactcacatgcgaggtccacaaccccaagtcacttcaaatataccacctgagccacacaCCTTTTATCACACtgttgctgagccattcctgccAGACCAtactgttcaaaccaagccagaaatgggggaatcttctgctcccgttgatataaagctgcttaagcgccttgaccgttttgatgaatttatgagaAAAAGTCAAGGGTTGACCAAGTAAGGAGTTCTGGATTACGACGAGCTTTGCCTTTTTCCGAATGTgcagttgcctgaggggttcaaaacccctaaatttaacaagtatgatggaacaGGCAATCCCAAAACACATCTCCGGCTGTTTGCTAATAAGTTGGGAAAGCCTGTAGACGACGAGAATTTACCTCTAAGGTTATTCcccgaaagtctggagggggatgcactcgattgGTATTCCAACCTGAAGCCAGAAGAAGTGAAAACCTGGATTGAtttgtccaatgcttttgtgagacagtacgagtataactgcaagttggctccgacacgaaccacgttggaaggaacgaagagaaaaccctccgaggatcacaagacttatgccaagaggtggagaaaaatagctgcaaaagtcgagccaccaatgaccgaGGACGAAATTATccgcactttcattaaggcacatgatccgccgtactttgaagaaatttttcgcatgactggatgctcgtttgccgctattgtcaataagcttgaagaGTTCGATGACTTTGTAAGagctggaaagattgttaatgtctctgccctcaaatcccagttggatgctttacaaggaCAAGGGAGTAGTGGGAAAAAGCcgcaatttaaaaagaaagagggggaaactgccttCATCTGAGATCAAAACCCTACACCAAGACCCCGATTTCAACGCCAACCAACATATTCACCTTATCCCTACTATCCAAGCCCTTACCCTGTTTACAGTACCAATATCTCGAACCCCCGACCTCGTCCAAACTACGCCAACCCGCCTACGGTCCCTTTCCAAATATCCCAACCTAACTTTCAACAAACTCGTCCTCGACCCCCTTACTATCAAAGAGTTGCCCCACCGAACAGACCCACCTATGACTATCCTCAACCTACTGAAGCCTACAATCAAAATCACACCCGAACCTTCACCAACCTTGGCAGGACTTTGGATcaattgtatgaacaattaaagGCTGCTGGTAAAATAGGCGTGATTCCTCCTCCAACTTACCCGTATGGTATGCCGGCTGGGTATAATCCACAAGCTacttgtgcttatcattcaggaGCACCTGGTCACTCCACGGCCAATTGTCGACTCCTTAAACATAGAGTTCAAGACATGTTAGAAGTAGGTGAAATCGTGATTAGGAAAAGAGAAGAGCAAGGACCGAATGTGAGCAAGAACCCCTTGCCGGAGCACACTGATACTGTGGGAGTTATTATGGATAATGAGGAATTTGAGGGGTTTGTGCGAAGCGTGTCAAATAAGACAGAAGCATTTGGGATAATGGACCAACCATTTGTGATAGAGGAGGCATCGTATGAGGAAGGCAAAAAGCCCTTCATTTTAGACCTAACCCCATTTGAAAGTGCGGCTTTAGAACCTGTAGTAATTGAATTCCCAGAACAAGCGCCAGTTTTAAGCTTACGACAAGTGCCGTGGAATTATAGTGAGTCCGTTTTGCAAATCGGAGGAAAACCAGTTTTGAAGGAAGAAGTGTCTGTTGTTATGAGGTCAGGGAGGATTACCAGTCTATCCGCCGCTAGTGCCCCAGTCCAAGGAAGCAATTGTGAATCGACTACCAAACCTGCAGTGACCGAAAGAGATGCGTGGGATTTTCTTAAGAGGCTTAAGAGAAGCGAATACAATGTGGTTGAGCAATTGAACAAAATGTCTGCCCAAATTTCCATCCTAGACTTGCTTTTCACCTCAGACTTGCATAGGGATGAATTACTTGAAGTGTTGACTAAGGCTCGTATTCCCAAGGATATTTTGGTTGACAATTTCTCACACATAGTTGGGAATGTACTGACTTCTAAACAAATCACCTTTTCTGATGAAGAGCTGCCAGCGGAAGGAACTGGTCATAACAAAGCCTTATATGTAGCTGTGAGGTGCAATGGGAAAATGTTGCCTAAAGTACTGATCGACAATGGGTCTGCCCTCAATATTTGTCCTTGGAGCACTTTGGTGAAGCTAGGGTTGCAAGATGTTAAATTAAAACCCTCAGAGATCGTAGTTCGAGGATTTGATGGAGCCCAAAGAGAGTCCCTAGGAGAAGTAAATTTGATGGTCGAAATGGGGCCCGCTCAATTTCAGATAGCCTGCCAAGTTATGCATTTTCCTAGTGTCTATAATGTTTTGCTCGGATGGTCGTGGATCCATAGCTCGGGCGCTGTACCCTCTTCCCTGCatcaagtgctgaaatttgtggtgaacGACCAGCTGATAACCATTTTTGCTGAAGAAAATTGCATTGTAATCACTGATTCCGAGCCTGAGGAGGATGGTAACCGAAATGCTTCAGTGTCTTCTTATCGTACAGCTGATATTGTCTCTGTGAGTTGGATAACGAGCGAGGAGTCAAAAGACGAAAGGGTTTTGCCAGCGGCCAGTGTTATGATGGCCAAGGAAATGATTCGTGAAAGATATGAATTTGATAAGGGATTGGGACGCAATCTGCAAGGCATTCTGAAGCCCGTGGAACTCATCGAAAAGAAGGGCCAATTTGGGTTGGTATTTCGTCTGACTGCCAGAGATATACAAGAGATGAAAGCGCACAAAAGGGCAGAAAAGGAAGGCAGATTAGGTGCCCTAGACATTCCGCCATTACGCTATACCTTTCCAAAGCCAGCTGAAGTCATTACATCTGAGTTTAGCCCAATTGACGAAGTGGAGACAAGCTTGACTCATTTGTTTGTGGGAGCAATATCCAAAAATGGCCCGTCAGATGATGCCGAATTCCCAGACATTCCCGAAGGAGCTATACACAACTGGACCGCCGAGTACTTTCCCGTATaaaaggagtttcggtaaatctATAGggggttgtcatttactaaagttcatgaaaactttttttttcttgcatatgtaaatagttcaatgaaagcatcttttgcaCTTATGTCTTAAGCTTGTTTCCattttgatttgaagttttatgaaAGTGCATAGTTTGTTTTATCATGCCGTTCATTCATGTGTCTATTTGCTTATTGTCTCGAATttcttaattctttcagatggccaaaaataaaattatttgaccctatggatatcactgttctggaatccaATGATgacaatctctatatcactcacgacttggaagTTATGCAATCTGAATTACAAGACGAGAGTAATAGTGAGGAAGTGtttgattctttttcaaaatatcttgaacaatatgaggagaaaTCTAAACCGAACCTAGAAGAAACAGAAATTGTCAATGTTGGCACTGAGACTGAGGTTAAAGAGATACAAATCAGCATTCATTTGAACAAAaagcagaaaaaggagatggtTGAATTTTTGTCTATGTTTCAAGATGTGTTCGCATGGTcttatgatgatatgactgccATTTCGACGGATGTAGTGGTGCACAGATTACCCACAAACCCAGCTTTTCCACCAGTAAAACAAAGGCCCCGTAAATTCAAACCAGACATGagtctcaaaataaaagagcaaattgaaaagcagcttAAGACTAACATTATCATTATATCCCATTACCCTGTTTGGCTCTCAAATCTAGTCCCTGTtccaaagaaaaatggagaagtgCGAGTCTGTGTTGATTATAGGGACCTCAATAAGGCTAGCCCTAAAGATACCTTTCCTTTGCCAAATATCCATATCATTCTAGACAACACTGTCGGACATGAAATTGAGTCTTTTGGTCATTGTTTCGCTGGATATCATCAAATCTTAATGGCCGAAGAAGATAGGGAAAAAACTGCTTTTATCACCCCTTGGGGAACTTTTTGCTATCGAGTCATGCCGTTTGGTTTGAAGAGTGCCGGAGCTACTTATCAAAGGACTATGACTACattatttcatgatatgatccaccagGAGATGGAGGTTTACGTGGATGACATTATAATCAAAACCAAGAAAGCAGAAGACCATTTGATTGATTTAAGAAAGTTGTTTGAAAGGAtgcggaagtacaatttgaagctaaatcctgcgaaatgcgccttTGGAGCACCAGCTGGGAAAATGTTGGGATTCATCGTTAGCAAAAagggcatagagatagatccggCAAAAATCAAGGCAATTCGAGACATGCTAGTGCCAAAAACGCAGAAAGATGTGAAAAGTTTTTTAGGGAAGATTAATTTCATTGGAAGATTCATTGCCCACTGATTGATGAAAAGCGTCTTAATGCTATTTGTCATGGGCAATATTACCAAAAATGCATGGCCCGGGCCTACAACAAGAAAGTCCATTTGCGAACATTTGAGGAAGGCGACAAAGTGCTGAAACGGATTTTGCCAGTGCAGGATGAGGccgaaggcaaatttgctccaaattggcaagggctaTTCATtgttcaaaaggtattacctggcggagcactCATTTTGGCAGAGATGGatggacagacattccctcaacctatcaactcagacatgtgtaagaaattctttatttgattatgcaaatttcttttaggAGATCGcgcaagagacgaggcaaaagtcaggccctcttcctttccaatcaaaacatttcatccctagtcatcccatttgagctatcagaactataatttttgtttggcagcccctgagaattgtAAACCCCACGCTGGGGcaagttcattttgaaaagaaattatcagaagaaaaaaaaacccacaatggggcaaatttaggtttttgaagaaaaatgcaaaagtgaggaaaatgcaatgaaaaatacaaagagagagaattcaatcaaactggggcaaattttcctcagtttcgttcgaaattggagatgatttcaaatgatgcaatctcaggttatttcaccttTCACAAgaacaaattgctttcaagccttaacttttcttgaaataccccacctgacctcattacaaaagcccaaaagtcctggctttcgtcacttgctgtatttctattaggaaattCGCTAAttaactggcaagtgatgtccataatgccttcaccTAAacttataagggaagcgcattttactgatgccagcaatcttcaactcaTATTCCTGATTCGATCATGGTCGAGCTTTTCTAttgttccttaggtgaaaacccgaaagggcacctaaaaaaaaagaaaaaaaagaaaaaaaataaacaaaaacaagaagcaaaaagggtaggggcaaccttggtaaaaacccgaaagggcaccaagGTAGGGTTCTGCAACAAAcgagcacgaggaggaacagctggtgacttggttcatttggatttcttttcGTTTTGTACCACTTCTGTCAATATTGAATTCcggaacaaagatatccagggATTCGAATAT containing:
- the LOC140035680 gene encoding uncharacterized protein, giving the protein MPAGYNPQATCAYHSGAPGHSTANCRLLKHRVQDMLEVGEIVIRKREEQGPNVSKNPLPEHTDTVGVIMDNEEFEGFVRSVSNKTEAFGIMDQPFVIEEASYEEGKKPFILDLTPFESAALEPVVIEFPEQAPVLSLRQVPWNYSESVLQIGGKPVLKEEVSVVMRSGRITSLSAASAPVQGSNCESTTKPAVTERDAWDFLKRLKRSEYNVVEQLNKMSAQISILDLLFTSDLHRDELLEVLTKARIPKDILVDNFSHIVGNVLTSKQITFSDEELPAEGTGHNKALYVAVRCNGKMLPKVLIDNGSALNICPWSTLVKLGLQDVKLKPSEIVVRGFDGAQRESLGEVNLMVEMGPAQFQIACQVMHFPSVYNVLLGWSWIHSSGAVPSSLHQVLKFVVNDQLITIFAEENCIVITDSEPEEDGNRNASVSSYRTADIVSVSWITSEESKDERVLPAASVMMAKEMIRERYEFDKGLGRNLQGILKPVELIEKKGQFGLVFRLTARDIQEMKAHKRAEKEGRLGALDIPPLRYTFPKPAEVITSEFSPIDEVETSLTHLFVGAISKNGPSDDAEFPDIPEGAIHNWTAEYFPV